A single genomic interval of Alligator mississippiensis isolate rAllMis1 chromosome 15, rAllMis1, whole genome shotgun sequence harbors:
- the RPRD2 gene encoding regulation of nuclear pre-mRNA domain-containing protein 2 isoform X2: MPSGGGERGPGDQGGKMAAGGGGSSGKASAAASSSAGGLEASLDRKLQAVTNTMESIQGLSSWCLENKRHHSTIVYHWMKWLRRSAFPHRLNLFYLANDVIQNCKRKNAIVFRDTFAEVLPEAASLVKDPSVSKSIERIFKIWEDRNVYPEETILALKEALTATNPKAALKSKIVAEFRPQSLIDELLLYKRSEDQIELKEKQLSTMRVDVCSTETLKCLKDKTGGKKFSKEFEEASSKLEEFVNGLDKQVKNGPSLTEALENAGIFYEAQYKEVKVVANAYKTFANRVSNLKKKLDQLKATLPDPEESPVPSPSMDAPSPTGSESPFQGMGEEDDSRSPAIGSRKAGSPEPVTDNRDVEDMELSDVEDDTSKIIVEERKEKQVVPPPTPAKTESVPKVTPSTTTVVASTVTVTTPAQTPPTPPTPKAVNTTPPSPALALPNLANVDLAKISSILSSLTSVMKNTGVSPASRPSPGTPTSPTTLTSGLKTSVVGTPSAPPNPLANILSKVEITPESILSALSKTQTQTAPALQGLSSLLQSVAGNTAQSSETASQSSTSASPANTTVPCVKGRNIPSNTQSYMSKTFGYSPNSSTAEVSSTSVNKAPIGHTPGLPSSSFKPPANSLGFASSHSTSPSLLPTETSMSQSSEISKTKLESEPPSPSLEMKIHNFLKGNPGFSGLNLNIPILSSLGSNITSESHSSDFQRGPTSTSMDNVDGTPVRDERSGTPTQDEMMDKPTSSNVDTMSLLSKIISPGSSTPSSTRSPQSRDDGYSQELSNSVPAYRSYTLGRDSPASMYKQSSDSMEIPSSLMDSSQEKFYPDTSFQEDEDYRDFDYSGPPPSAMLNLEKKPAKSILKSSKLSEASEYQPVLSSYSQRAQDFSVKSSFPQSMRSILDQGESCDPLSSSPGMYGGYGLRGNDSTSDGSPSPSKNDVFFAPDSNHNNLSKSVVHSGLSQKQYPDSSHSIPHRSLFSSQNTLSNPGSRPPTSSVEKSLGSSISATSTIEFKNMLKNASRKPSEEKHFSQVPKGSSNEGVSLSSLGQTGISTGEQQQQEEHYRIETRVSSSCLDLPDSTEEKGAPIETLGYHNASNRGMSGEPIQTVESIRVLGKGNRGHGREASRVGWFELSNTGSAFDNGPSSATELPSMGTGSGISSFQTSYKDHVPQFQESVNNFRTNNFSTTFEHHLPPPIAPPPIEHGTPFPREQVGPPAGPPSAPPKDHGSLFPRDHSVPSHMPSVDHTNPFSKETSSPLPLPHGVPPPSSVEHSGVPFPTPPPAPTVPVEHTGVPFATPPPSGEHSSVPFPAPTLPVEHGGVTFPKDHGTIHQGTMKEHFNVHSGPRDHVASSQRDHSGPSLGRVRESVGLTSISREQLGAPRSIAPIGPAHRDNVNRSGIIARNPRPDLRPREPFINRDPFHSLKRPRPPFGRGSPFFAPKRPFFPPRY; the protein is encoded by the exons ATGCcctcggggggaggggagcgcGGGCCCGGGGATCAGGGCGGGAAGATggcggccggcggcggcggcagcagcggcaaGGCCTCGGCCGCCGCCTCGTCCTCGGCCGGCGGCCTGGAGGCCTCGCTGGACCGCAAGCTGCAGGCGGTGACCAACACCATGGAGTCCATCCAGGGGCTGTCGTCCTGGTGCCTGGAGAACAAGCGGCACCACAGCACCATCGTCTACCACTGGATGAAGTGGCTGCGCCGAT ctGCTTTTCCTCATCGATTGAATCTCTTTTACCTGGCCAATGATGTCATACAgaactgtaaaagaaaaaatgcaattgTATTTCGAGATACTTTTGCAGAAGTGCTTCCTGAAGCAGCCTCATTAGTGAA GGATCCATCAGTCTCTAAATCTATAGAAAGAATCTTTAAAATCTGGGAAGACCGAAATGTGTACCCTGAGGAAACCATTTTGGCTCTAAAAGAAGCTTTAA CGGCCACAAATCCAAAGGCTGCCCTGAAGTCTAAGATTGTTGCAGAATTCAGA CCACAGTCCCTCATTGATGAGTTGCTGTTATATAAGCGCTCAGAAGACCAGATAGAATTGAAAGAGAAGCAGCTTTCCACCATGAGAGTGGATGTTTGCAGCACTGAAACACTGAAATGTTTAAAAG acaaaacaggaggaaaaaagttCTCTAAGGAATTTGAAGAAGCAAGTTCAAAGCTTGAAGAATTTGTAAATGGTTTGGATAAACAAGTGAAAAATGGTCCTTCGCTAACTGAAGCACTTGAGAATGCTGGTATATTTTATGAAGCGCAGTATAAGGAAGTCAAAGTGGTTGCAAAT GCTTATAAAACGTTTGCCAACAGAGTGAGCAATCTAAAGAAAAAACTAGATCAATTGAAAGCAACTCTTCCTGATCCTGAAGAGTCTCCTGTCCCTTCTCCAAGTATGGATGCCCCATCTCCAACAGGGTCTGAGTCCCCTTtccagggaatgggagaggaggATGACTCTCGGTCTCCAGCAATAGGAAGCCGCAAGGCTGGATCTCCAGAACCTGTGACAGATAATCGGGATGTGGAGGACATGGAACTGTCCGATGTGGAAGACGACACGTCAAAAATTATTG tggaggagaggaaggaaaaacaaGTTGTTCCTCCTCCAACACCTGCCAAGACTGAAAGTGTCCCAAAAGTGACACCATCCACTACCACTGTAGTGGCAAGCACTGTGACCGTGACAACACCTGCTCAGACTCCACCAACTCCTCCCACTCCGAAGGCAGTGAACACCACTCCCCCGTCACCAGCACTTGCGTTGCCAAACCTTGCCAATGTCGATCTGGCAAAGATCAGCTCCATTCTCAGCAGTTTAACATCCGTTATGAAAAATACAG GGGTCAGCCCCGCatcaagaccttccccaggaacCCCAACAAGCCCAACAACTCTTACCAGTGGCCTGAAGACATCTGTTGTGGGGACTCCATCTGCTCCTCCAAATCCATTAGCAAACATCCTCTCCAAAGTTGAAATAACTCCTGAAAGCATTTTGTCAGCTCTCTCCAAAACCCAGACCCAAACTGCACCAGCATTGCAAG GTTTATCATCTTTACTTCAAAGTGTTGCTGGAAATACAGCTCAGTCAAGTGAAACTGCATCTCAGAGCAGCACTTCAGCATCACCAGCCAACACGACTGTCCCTTGTGTCAAGGGGAGGAATATTCCTTCCAATACCCAGTCTTATATGTCCAAAACTTTTGGTTATTCTCCAAATTCTTCTACTGCTGAGGTTTCCTCTACTTCTGTCAATAAGGCTCCTATTGGACATACCCCTGGGCTTCCAAGTTCTAGTTTTAAGCCACCAGCAAATTCCTTAGGATTTGCCAGTTCCCATTCTACCAGTCCTTCCCTTTTACCTACAGAAACTTCAATGAGTCAGTCCTCTGAGATTTCAAAGACAAAGCTGGAGTCAGAACCACCTTCTCCAAGCCTGGAAATGAAGATACACAATTTCCTAAAGGGAAACCCTGGCTTCAGTGGTCTAAATTTGAATATTCCAATTCTAAGCAGTTTAGGGTCCAACATCACATCAGAAAGCCATTCATCTGACTTTCAGCGTGGTCCTACCAGCACCTCTATGGATAATGTGGATGGGACACCGGTCCGTGACGAGCGAAGTGGAACACCTACCCAAGACGAGATGATGGACAAGCCAACATCAAGCAATGTTGATACCATGTCTTTATTATCCAAGATCATAAGTCCTGGGTCTTCTACTCCCAGTAGCACCAGGTCACCTCAGAGCAGAGATGATGGCTACTCCCAGGAACTCTCTAATTCAGTGCCTGCCTATAGGTCTTATACTCTAGGCAGGGACTCTCCAGCCAGCATGTATAAACAGTCCTCAGATAGTATGGAAATACCTTCTTCTTTAATGGACTCCTCTCAGGAGAAGTTTTATCCAGACACATCTTTTCAGGAGGATGAAGATTATCGTGACTTTGATTATTCTGGTCCACCACCGTCTGCCATGTTGAACCTCGAGAAGAAGCCTGCAAAATCTATTTTGAAGTCCAGTAAGCTTTCTGAGGCATCAGAATACCAGCCAGTTCTGTCTAGTTACAGTCAAAGAGCCCAAGACTTTAGCGTAAAGTCCTCTTTTCCTCAGTCCATGAGGTCTATTCTTGATCAGGGTGAGAGCTGTGACCCACTGTCATCTTCTCCGGGAATGTATGGAGGTTACGGCCTGAGGGGAAATGACTCCACATCCGATGGCTCCCCTTCACCTAGTAAGAATGATGTGTTCTTTGCTCCAGACTCCAATCATAATAACTTGTCAAAATCTGTGGTACATTCTGGCTTGTCACAGAAACAGTATCCAGACTCTTCTCACTCAATTCCCCACCGATCACTTTTTTCTTCCCAAAACACTCTCTCAAACCCTGGCAGTAGACCCCCCACGTCAAGTGTGGAGAAATCTTTAGGTTCTTCCATTTCTGCTACTTCAACCATTGAGTTCAAGAACATGCTTAAAAATGCATCCCGCAAGCCCTCGGAGGAAAAACATTTTAGCCAGGTCCCTAAAGGTAGCTCAAATGAAGGAGTTAGCTTGTCCAGTCTCGGGCAGACTGGGATCTCTACAggagagcagcaacagcaggaagaGCATTACCGTATAGAAACTAGGGTGTCATCATCTTGCTTAGATTTGCCTGATAGCACTGAAGAAAAAGGAGCCCCCATTGAAACCCTGGGTTACCATAATGCGTCCAATAGGGGGATGTCAGGAGAGCCAATTCAGACGGTAGAATCTATAAGAGTTCTTGGGAAAGGAAATAGAGGACATGGACGAGAGGCCAGTAGAGTAGGCTGGTTTGAGCTGAGCAATACAGGTAGCGCTTTTGATAACGGGCCTTCAAGTGCTACCGAGctgcccagcatgggcacaggcagTGGGATCTCCAGCTTTCAAACATCATACAAAGACCACGTGCCGCAGTTCCAGGAGAGCGTCAACAATTTCAGAACCAATAACTTCAGCACCACTTTTGAGCATCATCTCCCGCCTCCTATTGCGCCGCCCCCCATCGAGCATGGGACTCCTTTTCCGAGGGAACAAGTCGGCCCGCCCGCTGGGCCCCCGTCTGCTCCTCCCAAGGATCATGGAAGCCTTTTTCCTAGGGATCACTCGGTTCCTTCCCACATGCCATCAGTGGATCACACTAATCCTTTCTCAAAAGAAACCTCCTCTCCACTTCCCTTGCCTCATGGGGTCCCCCCTCCTTCTTCTGTGGAACATAGTGGGGTTCCAtttcccactcctcctcctgcccccactgttCCCGTGGAACACACTGGCGTCCCATTCGCCACTCCACCACCGTCAGGGGAACACAGCAgtgtcccattccctgcccccaccctccccgtgGAACACGGTGGCGTCACCTTTCCCAAGGATCACGGTACTATTCATCAGGGGACGATGAAAgagcattttaatgtgcattcagGACCAAGGGACCACGTGGCCTCATCTCAGCGAGACCACAGCGGTCCATCTCTTGGTCGGGTTCGAGAAAGCGTAGGCCTAACCTCCATCTCGAGAGAGCAGCTCGGGGCACCCCGTAGCATTGCTCCCATCGGCCCAGCTCACAGAGACAACGTAAACCGAAGCGGCATAATAGCTAGGAATCCGCGACCAGACCTTAGGCCTAGGGAACCTTTCATTAACAGAGACCCATTTCACAGCTTAAAGAGGCCTCGGCCACCTTTTGGAAGGGGCTCTCCATTCTTTGCACCAAAACGCCCGTTCTTTCCTCCCAGGTACTGA
- the RPRD2 gene encoding regulation of nuclear pre-mRNA domain-containing protein 2 isoform X1 — protein MPSGGGERGPGDQGGKMAAGGGGSSGKASAAASSSAGGLEASLDRKLQAVTNTMESIQGLSSWCLENKRHHSTIVYHWMKWLRRSAFPHRLNLFYLANDVIQNCKRKNAIVFRDTFAEVLPEAASLVKDPSVSKSIERIFKIWEDRNVYPEETILALKEALSTTFKSQKQLKETLNKQPNKPWKKSQTATNPKAALKSKIVAEFRPQSLIDELLLYKRSEDQIELKEKQLSTMRVDVCSTETLKCLKDKTGGKKFSKEFEEASSKLEEFVNGLDKQVKNGPSLTEALENAGIFYEAQYKEVKVVANAYKTFANRVSNLKKKLDQLKATLPDPEESPVPSPSMDAPSPTGSESPFQGMGEEDDSRSPAIGSRKAGSPEPVTDNRDVEDMELSDVEDDTSKIIVEERKEKQVVPPPTPAKTESVPKVTPSTTTVVASTVTVTTPAQTPPTPPTPKAVNTTPPSPALALPNLANVDLAKISSILSSLTSVMKNTGVSPASRPSPGTPTSPTTLTSGLKTSVVGTPSAPPNPLANILSKVEITPESILSALSKTQTQTAPALQGLSSLLQSVAGNTAQSSETASQSSTSASPANTTVPCVKGRNIPSNTQSYMSKTFGYSPNSSTAEVSSTSVNKAPIGHTPGLPSSSFKPPANSLGFASSHSTSPSLLPTETSMSQSSEISKTKLESEPPSPSLEMKIHNFLKGNPGFSGLNLNIPILSSLGSNITSESHSSDFQRGPTSTSMDNVDGTPVRDERSGTPTQDEMMDKPTSSNVDTMSLLSKIISPGSSTPSSTRSPQSRDDGYSQELSNSVPAYRSYTLGRDSPASMYKQSSDSMEIPSSLMDSSQEKFYPDTSFQEDEDYRDFDYSGPPPSAMLNLEKKPAKSILKSSKLSEASEYQPVLSSYSQRAQDFSVKSSFPQSMRSILDQGESCDPLSSSPGMYGGYGLRGNDSTSDGSPSPSKNDVFFAPDSNHNNLSKSVVHSGLSQKQYPDSSHSIPHRSLFSSQNTLSNPGSRPPTSSVEKSLGSSISATSTIEFKNMLKNASRKPSEEKHFSQVPKGSSNEGVSLSSLGQTGISTGEQQQQEEHYRIETRVSSSCLDLPDSTEEKGAPIETLGYHNASNRGMSGEPIQTVESIRVLGKGNRGHGREASRVGWFELSNTGSAFDNGPSSATELPSMGTGSGISSFQTSYKDHVPQFQESVNNFRTNNFSTTFEHHLPPPIAPPPIEHGTPFPREQVGPPAGPPSAPPKDHGSLFPRDHSVPSHMPSVDHTNPFSKETSSPLPLPHGVPPPSSVEHSGVPFPTPPPAPTVPVEHTGVPFATPPPSGEHSSVPFPAPTLPVEHGGVTFPKDHGTIHQGTMKEHFNVHSGPRDHVASSQRDHSGPSLGRVRESVGLTSISREQLGAPRSIAPIGPAHRDNVNRSGIIARNPRPDLRPREPFINRDPFHSLKRPRPPFGRGSPFFAPKRPFFPPRY, from the exons ATGCcctcggggggaggggagcgcGGGCCCGGGGATCAGGGCGGGAAGATggcggccggcggcggcggcagcagcggcaaGGCCTCGGCCGCCGCCTCGTCCTCGGCCGGCGGCCTGGAGGCCTCGCTGGACCGCAAGCTGCAGGCGGTGACCAACACCATGGAGTCCATCCAGGGGCTGTCGTCCTGGTGCCTGGAGAACAAGCGGCACCACAGCACCATCGTCTACCACTGGATGAAGTGGCTGCGCCGAT ctGCTTTTCCTCATCGATTGAATCTCTTTTACCTGGCCAATGATGTCATACAgaactgtaaaagaaaaaatgcaattgTATTTCGAGATACTTTTGCAGAAGTGCTTCCTGAAGCAGCCTCATTAGTGAA GGATCCATCAGTCTCTAAATCTATAGAAAGAATCTTTAAAATCTGGGAAGACCGAAATGTGTACCCTGAGGAAACCATTTTGGCTCTAAAAGAAGCTTTAA GTACCACTTTCAAAAGTCAGAAGCAGCTGAAAGAAACTCTGAACAAACAACCGAATAAGCCATGGAAGAAATCTCAAA CGGCCACAAATCCAAAGGCTGCCCTGAAGTCTAAGATTGTTGCAGAATTCAGA CCACAGTCCCTCATTGATGAGTTGCTGTTATATAAGCGCTCAGAAGACCAGATAGAATTGAAAGAGAAGCAGCTTTCCACCATGAGAGTGGATGTTTGCAGCACTGAAACACTGAAATGTTTAAAAG acaaaacaggaggaaaaaagttCTCTAAGGAATTTGAAGAAGCAAGTTCAAAGCTTGAAGAATTTGTAAATGGTTTGGATAAACAAGTGAAAAATGGTCCTTCGCTAACTGAAGCACTTGAGAATGCTGGTATATTTTATGAAGCGCAGTATAAGGAAGTCAAAGTGGTTGCAAAT GCTTATAAAACGTTTGCCAACAGAGTGAGCAATCTAAAGAAAAAACTAGATCAATTGAAAGCAACTCTTCCTGATCCTGAAGAGTCTCCTGTCCCTTCTCCAAGTATGGATGCCCCATCTCCAACAGGGTCTGAGTCCCCTTtccagggaatgggagaggaggATGACTCTCGGTCTCCAGCAATAGGAAGCCGCAAGGCTGGATCTCCAGAACCTGTGACAGATAATCGGGATGTGGAGGACATGGAACTGTCCGATGTGGAAGACGACACGTCAAAAATTATTG tggaggagaggaaggaaaaacaaGTTGTTCCTCCTCCAACACCTGCCAAGACTGAAAGTGTCCCAAAAGTGACACCATCCACTACCACTGTAGTGGCAAGCACTGTGACCGTGACAACACCTGCTCAGACTCCACCAACTCCTCCCACTCCGAAGGCAGTGAACACCACTCCCCCGTCACCAGCACTTGCGTTGCCAAACCTTGCCAATGTCGATCTGGCAAAGATCAGCTCCATTCTCAGCAGTTTAACATCCGTTATGAAAAATACAG GGGTCAGCCCCGCatcaagaccttccccaggaacCCCAACAAGCCCAACAACTCTTACCAGTGGCCTGAAGACATCTGTTGTGGGGACTCCATCTGCTCCTCCAAATCCATTAGCAAACATCCTCTCCAAAGTTGAAATAACTCCTGAAAGCATTTTGTCAGCTCTCTCCAAAACCCAGACCCAAACTGCACCAGCATTGCAAG GTTTATCATCTTTACTTCAAAGTGTTGCTGGAAATACAGCTCAGTCAAGTGAAACTGCATCTCAGAGCAGCACTTCAGCATCACCAGCCAACACGACTGTCCCTTGTGTCAAGGGGAGGAATATTCCTTCCAATACCCAGTCTTATATGTCCAAAACTTTTGGTTATTCTCCAAATTCTTCTACTGCTGAGGTTTCCTCTACTTCTGTCAATAAGGCTCCTATTGGACATACCCCTGGGCTTCCAAGTTCTAGTTTTAAGCCACCAGCAAATTCCTTAGGATTTGCCAGTTCCCATTCTACCAGTCCTTCCCTTTTACCTACAGAAACTTCAATGAGTCAGTCCTCTGAGATTTCAAAGACAAAGCTGGAGTCAGAACCACCTTCTCCAAGCCTGGAAATGAAGATACACAATTTCCTAAAGGGAAACCCTGGCTTCAGTGGTCTAAATTTGAATATTCCAATTCTAAGCAGTTTAGGGTCCAACATCACATCAGAAAGCCATTCATCTGACTTTCAGCGTGGTCCTACCAGCACCTCTATGGATAATGTGGATGGGACACCGGTCCGTGACGAGCGAAGTGGAACACCTACCCAAGACGAGATGATGGACAAGCCAACATCAAGCAATGTTGATACCATGTCTTTATTATCCAAGATCATAAGTCCTGGGTCTTCTACTCCCAGTAGCACCAGGTCACCTCAGAGCAGAGATGATGGCTACTCCCAGGAACTCTCTAATTCAGTGCCTGCCTATAGGTCTTATACTCTAGGCAGGGACTCTCCAGCCAGCATGTATAAACAGTCCTCAGATAGTATGGAAATACCTTCTTCTTTAATGGACTCCTCTCAGGAGAAGTTTTATCCAGACACATCTTTTCAGGAGGATGAAGATTATCGTGACTTTGATTATTCTGGTCCACCACCGTCTGCCATGTTGAACCTCGAGAAGAAGCCTGCAAAATCTATTTTGAAGTCCAGTAAGCTTTCTGAGGCATCAGAATACCAGCCAGTTCTGTCTAGTTACAGTCAAAGAGCCCAAGACTTTAGCGTAAAGTCCTCTTTTCCTCAGTCCATGAGGTCTATTCTTGATCAGGGTGAGAGCTGTGACCCACTGTCATCTTCTCCGGGAATGTATGGAGGTTACGGCCTGAGGGGAAATGACTCCACATCCGATGGCTCCCCTTCACCTAGTAAGAATGATGTGTTCTTTGCTCCAGACTCCAATCATAATAACTTGTCAAAATCTGTGGTACATTCTGGCTTGTCACAGAAACAGTATCCAGACTCTTCTCACTCAATTCCCCACCGATCACTTTTTTCTTCCCAAAACACTCTCTCAAACCCTGGCAGTAGACCCCCCACGTCAAGTGTGGAGAAATCTTTAGGTTCTTCCATTTCTGCTACTTCAACCATTGAGTTCAAGAACATGCTTAAAAATGCATCCCGCAAGCCCTCGGAGGAAAAACATTTTAGCCAGGTCCCTAAAGGTAGCTCAAATGAAGGAGTTAGCTTGTCCAGTCTCGGGCAGACTGGGATCTCTACAggagagcagcaacagcaggaagaGCATTACCGTATAGAAACTAGGGTGTCATCATCTTGCTTAGATTTGCCTGATAGCACTGAAGAAAAAGGAGCCCCCATTGAAACCCTGGGTTACCATAATGCGTCCAATAGGGGGATGTCAGGAGAGCCAATTCAGACGGTAGAATCTATAAGAGTTCTTGGGAAAGGAAATAGAGGACATGGACGAGAGGCCAGTAGAGTAGGCTGGTTTGAGCTGAGCAATACAGGTAGCGCTTTTGATAACGGGCCTTCAAGTGCTACCGAGctgcccagcatgggcacaggcagTGGGATCTCCAGCTTTCAAACATCATACAAAGACCACGTGCCGCAGTTCCAGGAGAGCGTCAACAATTTCAGAACCAATAACTTCAGCACCACTTTTGAGCATCATCTCCCGCCTCCTATTGCGCCGCCCCCCATCGAGCATGGGACTCCTTTTCCGAGGGAACAAGTCGGCCCGCCCGCTGGGCCCCCGTCTGCTCCTCCCAAGGATCATGGAAGCCTTTTTCCTAGGGATCACTCGGTTCCTTCCCACATGCCATCAGTGGATCACACTAATCCTTTCTCAAAAGAAACCTCCTCTCCACTTCCCTTGCCTCATGGGGTCCCCCCTCCTTCTTCTGTGGAACATAGTGGGGTTCCAtttcccactcctcctcctgcccccactgttCCCGTGGAACACACTGGCGTCCCATTCGCCACTCCACCACCGTCAGGGGAACACAGCAgtgtcccattccctgcccccaccctccccgtgGAACACGGTGGCGTCACCTTTCCCAAGGATCACGGTACTATTCATCAGGGGACGATGAAAgagcattttaatgtgcattcagGACCAAGGGACCACGTGGCCTCATCTCAGCGAGACCACAGCGGTCCATCTCTTGGTCGGGTTCGAGAAAGCGTAGGCCTAACCTCCATCTCGAGAGAGCAGCTCGGGGCACCCCGTAGCATTGCTCCCATCGGCCCAGCTCACAGAGACAACGTAAACCGAAGCGGCATAATAGCTAGGAATCCGCGACCAGACCTTAGGCCTAGGGAACCTTTCATTAACAGAGACCCATTTCACAGCTTAAAGAGGCCTCGGCCACCTTTTGGAAGGGGCTCTCCATTCTTTGCACCAAAACGCCCGTTCTTTCCTCCCAGGTACTGA